One window of Quercus robur chromosome 12, dhQueRobu3.1, whole genome shotgun sequence genomic DNA carries:
- the LOC126710323 gene encoding VAN3-binding protein isoform X5 produces the protein MSVSSCVAKCLSHRLENIDENAPPKWLPISSAQPETPTESMEFLARSWSLSAMELSKALTSTDIASNILDKTPLSSIGIEAHDATHASSMTSKEYLPSGDSPPISPRDSDEMKLYRSLLRGKTMGRWLKDQKERKKQEIRTHNAQLHAAVSVAGVAAAVAALAASNASPDMSAAHPKMPSKISTTIASAAALVASHCIEIAEEMGADHNHISTTVNSAINARTNGDIMTLTAGAATALRAAATLRARLQKGNGAATFAQADEMGEEGKEPNILTALNFVSKGGELLKRTRKGALHWKRVSFNINSNWQVVAKMKSKHMAGTFTKTKKCIVSGVYNDTPAWPGREREDASEHMAYFGIKTVDRVIEFECRSKGEKHMWTEGIQHMLNCRANIT, from the exons atgtcAGTGAGCTCGTGTGTCGCCAAATGCTTGTCGCATCGGCTGGAGAACATAGATGAAAATGCTCCACCAAAGTGGCTGCCAATATCTTCTGCCCAACCTGAAACTCCAACCGAGTCCATGGAGTTTCTTGCCAGATCATGGAGTCTTTCAGCGATGGAACTATCCAAAGCTCTTACCAGCACAGATATTGCTTCTAATATTCTTGACAAGACACCATTAAGCTCCATTGGCATTGAAGCACATGATGCAACTCATGCAAGTTCTATGACTTCAAAAGAATAT TTACCAAGTGGGGACAGCCCTCCAATTTCACCAAGAGACAGTGATGAAATGAAg CTATACAGGAGCTTACTGAGAGGGAAAACAATGGGGAGGTGGTTAAAAGATCAGAAGGAAAGGAAGAAGCAGGAAATCCGAACCCATAATGCACAGTTGCATGCAGCAGTATCTGTGGCAGGGGTTGCTGCTGCTGTTGCGGCACTTGCAGCTTCAAATGCATCTCCTGATATGTCAGCTGCCCATCCGAAAATGCCTTCCAAAATATCTACAACAATAGCATCTGCAGCAGCTCTAGTAGCATCCCATTGCATTGAGATTGCAGAGGAAATGGGAGCTGATCATAACCATATCTCAACAACAGTCAACTCTGCAATTAATGCAAGGACTAACGGAGATATCATGACCCTAACAGCTGGAGCAGCTACAG CCTTAAGAGCAGCTGCCACCCTAAGGGCCAGGCTGCAAAAGGGGAATGGAGCTGCAACCTTTGCTCAGGctgacgaaatgggtgaagaagGCAAAGAACCTAACATCTTGACAGCTTTGAACTTTGTCTCTAAAGGAGGAGAGCTTCTCAAACGTACAAGGAAAG GGGCTCTCCACTGGAAGCGAGTCTCTTTCAACATAAATTCAAATTGGCAG GTTGTAGCTAAAATGAAAAGCAAGCACATGGCAGGAAcatttactaaaacaaagaaat GTATAGTCTCTGGGGTCTACAATGACACACCAGCATGGCCCGGAAGGGAGAGGGAAGATGCTAGTGAACACATGGCTTATTTTGGGATAAAAACAGTTGACAGAGTAATTGAATTTGAATGCAGAAGTAAAGGAGAAAAACACATGTGGACTGAGGGGATCCAGCATATGTTGAATTGCCGTGCCAACATAACCTAA
- the LOC126710323 gene encoding VAN3-binding protein isoform X2: MSVSSCVAKCLSHRLENIDENAPPKWLPISSAQPETPTESMEFLARSWSLSAMELSKALTSTDIASNILDKTPLSSIGIEAHDATHASSMTSKEYLPSGDSPPISPRDSDEMKEIFLLHQALNPEFISSHLLINGLYRSLLRGKTMGRWLKDQKERKKQEIRTHNAQLHAAVSVAGVAAAVAALAASNASPDMSAAHPKMPSKISTTIASAAALVASHCIEIAEEMGADHNHISTTVNSAINARTNGDIMTLTAGAATALRAAATLRARLQKGNGAATFAQADEMGEEGKEPNILTALNFVSKGGELLKRTRKGALHWKRVSFNINSNWQVVAKMKSKHMAGTFTKTKKCIVSGVYNDTPAWPGREREDASEHMAYFGIKTVDRVIEFECRSKGEKHMWTEGIQHMLNCRANIT; encoded by the exons atgtcAGTGAGCTCGTGTGTCGCCAAATGCTTGTCGCATCGGCTGGAGAACATAGATGAAAATGCTCCACCAAAGTGGCTGCCAATATCTTCTGCCCAACCTGAAACTCCAACCGAGTCCATGGAGTTTCTTGCCAGATCATGGAGTCTTTCAGCGATGGAACTATCCAAAGCTCTTACCAGCACAGATATTGCTTCTAATATTCTTGACAAGACACCATTAAGCTCCATTGGCATTGAAGCACATGATGCAACTCATGCAAGTTCTATGACTTCAAAAGAATAT TTACCAAGTGGGGACAGCCCTCCAATTTCACCAAGAGACAGTGATGAAATGAAg GAAATATTTTTACTTCATCAAGCACTCAATCCAGAGTTCATTTCCAGTCATCTGCTCATAAATGGG CTATACAGGAGCTTACTGAGAGGGAAAACAATGGGGAGGTGGTTAAAAGATCAGAAGGAAAGGAAGAAGCAGGAAATCCGAACCCATAATGCACAGTTGCATGCAGCAGTATCTGTGGCAGGGGTTGCTGCTGCTGTTGCGGCACTTGCAGCTTCAAATGCATCTCCTGATATGTCAGCTGCCCATCCGAAAATGCCTTCCAAAATATCTACAACAATAGCATCTGCAGCAGCTCTAGTAGCATCCCATTGCATTGAGATTGCAGAGGAAATGGGAGCTGATCATAACCATATCTCAACAACAGTCAACTCTGCAATTAATGCAAGGACTAACGGAGATATCATGACCCTAACAGCTGGAGCAGCTACAG CCTTAAGAGCAGCTGCCACCCTAAGGGCCAGGCTGCAAAAGGGGAATGGAGCTGCAACCTTTGCTCAGGctgacgaaatgggtgaagaagGCAAAGAACCTAACATCTTGACAGCTTTGAACTTTGTCTCTAAAGGAGGAGAGCTTCTCAAACGTACAAGGAAAG GGGCTCTCCACTGGAAGCGAGTCTCTTTCAACATAAATTCAAATTGGCAG GTTGTAGCTAAAATGAAAAGCAAGCACATGGCAGGAAcatttactaaaacaaagaaat GTATAGTCTCTGGGGTCTACAATGACACACCAGCATGGCCCGGAAGGGAGAGGGAAGATGCTAGTGAACACATGGCTTATTTTGGGATAAAAACAGTTGACAGAGTAATTGAATTTGAATGCAGAAGTAAAGGAGAAAAACACATGTGGACTGAGGGGATCCAGCATATGTTGAATTGCCGTGCCAACATAACCTAA
- the LOC126710323 gene encoding VAN3-binding protein isoform X1, giving the protein MSVSSCVAKCLSHRLENIDENAPPKWLPISSAQPETPTESMEFLARSWSLSAMELSKALTSTDIASNILDKTPLSSIGIEAHDATHASSMTSKEYQLPSGDSPPISPRDSDEMKEIFLLHQALNPEFISSHLLINGLYRSLLRGKTMGRWLKDQKERKKQEIRTHNAQLHAAVSVAGVAAAVAALAASNASPDMSAAHPKMPSKISTTIASAAALVASHCIEIAEEMGADHNHISTTVNSAINARTNGDIMTLTAGAATALRAAATLRARLQKGNGAATFAQADEMGEEGKEPNILTALNFVSKGGELLKRTRKGALHWKRVSFNINSNWQVVAKMKSKHMAGTFTKTKKCIVSGVYNDTPAWPGREREDASEHMAYFGIKTVDRVIEFECRSKGEKHMWTEGIQHMLNCRANIT; this is encoded by the exons atgtcAGTGAGCTCGTGTGTCGCCAAATGCTTGTCGCATCGGCTGGAGAACATAGATGAAAATGCTCCACCAAAGTGGCTGCCAATATCTTCTGCCCAACCTGAAACTCCAACCGAGTCCATGGAGTTTCTTGCCAGATCATGGAGTCTTTCAGCGATGGAACTATCCAAAGCTCTTACCAGCACAGATATTGCTTCTAATATTCTTGACAAGACACCATTAAGCTCCATTGGCATTGAAGCACATGATGCAACTCATGCAAGTTCTATGACTTCAAAAGAATAT CAGTTACCAAGTGGGGACAGCCCTCCAATTTCACCAAGAGACAGTGATGAAATGAAg GAAATATTTTTACTTCATCAAGCACTCAATCCAGAGTTCATTTCCAGTCATCTGCTCATAAATGGG CTATACAGGAGCTTACTGAGAGGGAAAACAATGGGGAGGTGGTTAAAAGATCAGAAGGAAAGGAAGAAGCAGGAAATCCGAACCCATAATGCACAGTTGCATGCAGCAGTATCTGTGGCAGGGGTTGCTGCTGCTGTTGCGGCACTTGCAGCTTCAAATGCATCTCCTGATATGTCAGCTGCCCATCCGAAAATGCCTTCCAAAATATCTACAACAATAGCATCTGCAGCAGCTCTAGTAGCATCCCATTGCATTGAGATTGCAGAGGAAATGGGAGCTGATCATAACCATATCTCAACAACAGTCAACTCTGCAATTAATGCAAGGACTAACGGAGATATCATGACCCTAACAGCTGGAGCAGCTACAG CCTTAAGAGCAGCTGCCACCCTAAGGGCCAGGCTGCAAAAGGGGAATGGAGCTGCAACCTTTGCTCAGGctgacgaaatgggtgaagaagGCAAAGAACCTAACATCTTGACAGCTTTGAACTTTGTCTCTAAAGGAGGAGAGCTTCTCAAACGTACAAGGAAAG GGGCTCTCCACTGGAAGCGAGTCTCTTTCAACATAAATTCAAATTGGCAG GTTGTAGCTAAAATGAAAAGCAAGCACATGGCAGGAAcatttactaaaacaaagaaat GTATAGTCTCTGGGGTCTACAATGACACACCAGCATGGCCCGGAAGGGAGAGGGAAGATGCTAGTGAACACATGGCTTATTTTGGGATAAAAACAGTTGACAGAGTAATTGAATTTGAATGCAGAAGTAAAGGAGAAAAACACATGTGGACTGAGGGGATCCAGCATATGTTGAATTGCCGTGCCAACATAACCTAA
- the LOC126710323 gene encoding VAN3-binding protein isoform X3 has translation MSSCVAKCLSHRLENIDENAPPKWLPISSAQPETPTESMEFLARSWSLSAMELSKALTSTDIASNILDKTPLSSIGIEAHDATHASSMTSKEYQLPSGDSPPISPRDSDEMKEIFLLHQALNPEFISSHLLINGLYRSLLRGKTMGRWLKDQKERKKQEIRTHNAQLHAAVSVAGVAAAVAALAASNASPDMSAAHPKMPSKISTTIASAAALVASHCIEIAEEMGADHNHISTTVNSAINARTNGDIMTLTAGAATALRAAATLRARLQKGNGAATFAQADEMGEEGKEPNILTALNFVSKGGELLKRTRKGALHWKRVSFNINSNWQVVAKMKSKHMAGTFTKTKKCIVSGVYNDTPAWPGREREDASEHMAYFGIKTVDRVIEFECRSKGEKHMWTEGIQHMLNCRANIT, from the exons A TGAGCTCGTGTGTCGCCAAATGCTTGTCGCATCGGCTGGAGAACATAGATGAAAATGCTCCACCAAAGTGGCTGCCAATATCTTCTGCCCAACCTGAAACTCCAACCGAGTCCATGGAGTTTCTTGCCAGATCATGGAGTCTTTCAGCGATGGAACTATCCAAAGCTCTTACCAGCACAGATATTGCTTCTAATATTCTTGACAAGACACCATTAAGCTCCATTGGCATTGAAGCACATGATGCAACTCATGCAAGTTCTATGACTTCAAAAGAATAT CAGTTACCAAGTGGGGACAGCCCTCCAATTTCACCAAGAGACAGTGATGAAATGAAg GAAATATTTTTACTTCATCAAGCACTCAATCCAGAGTTCATTTCCAGTCATCTGCTCATAAATGGG CTATACAGGAGCTTACTGAGAGGGAAAACAATGGGGAGGTGGTTAAAAGATCAGAAGGAAAGGAAGAAGCAGGAAATCCGAACCCATAATGCACAGTTGCATGCAGCAGTATCTGTGGCAGGGGTTGCTGCTGCTGTTGCGGCACTTGCAGCTTCAAATGCATCTCCTGATATGTCAGCTGCCCATCCGAAAATGCCTTCCAAAATATCTACAACAATAGCATCTGCAGCAGCTCTAGTAGCATCCCATTGCATTGAGATTGCAGAGGAAATGGGAGCTGATCATAACCATATCTCAACAACAGTCAACTCTGCAATTAATGCAAGGACTAACGGAGATATCATGACCCTAACAGCTGGAGCAGCTACAG CCTTAAGAGCAGCTGCCACCCTAAGGGCCAGGCTGCAAAAGGGGAATGGAGCTGCAACCTTTGCTCAGGctgacgaaatgggtgaagaagGCAAAGAACCTAACATCTTGACAGCTTTGAACTTTGTCTCTAAAGGAGGAGAGCTTCTCAAACGTACAAGGAAAG GGGCTCTCCACTGGAAGCGAGTCTCTTTCAACATAAATTCAAATTGGCAG GTTGTAGCTAAAATGAAAAGCAAGCACATGGCAGGAAcatttactaaaacaaagaaat GTATAGTCTCTGGGGTCTACAATGACACACCAGCATGGCCCGGAAGGGAGAGGGAAGATGCTAGTGAACACATGGCTTATTTTGGGATAAAAACAGTTGACAGAGTAATTGAATTTGAATGCAGAAGTAAAGGAGAAAAACACATGTGGACTGAGGGGATCCAGCATATGTTGAATTGCCGTGCCAACATAACCTAA
- the LOC126710323 gene encoding VAN3-binding protein isoform X4 — MSVSSCVAKCLSHRLENIDENAPPKWLPISSAQPETPTESMEFLARSWSLSAMELSKALTSTDIASNILDKTPLSSIGIEAHDATHASSMTSKEYQLPSGDSPPISPRDSDEMKLYRSLLRGKTMGRWLKDQKERKKQEIRTHNAQLHAAVSVAGVAAAVAALAASNASPDMSAAHPKMPSKISTTIASAAALVASHCIEIAEEMGADHNHISTTVNSAINARTNGDIMTLTAGAATALRAAATLRARLQKGNGAATFAQADEMGEEGKEPNILTALNFVSKGGELLKRTRKGALHWKRVSFNINSNWQVVAKMKSKHMAGTFTKTKKCIVSGVYNDTPAWPGREREDASEHMAYFGIKTVDRVIEFECRSKGEKHMWTEGIQHMLNCRANIT; from the exons atgtcAGTGAGCTCGTGTGTCGCCAAATGCTTGTCGCATCGGCTGGAGAACATAGATGAAAATGCTCCACCAAAGTGGCTGCCAATATCTTCTGCCCAACCTGAAACTCCAACCGAGTCCATGGAGTTTCTTGCCAGATCATGGAGTCTTTCAGCGATGGAACTATCCAAAGCTCTTACCAGCACAGATATTGCTTCTAATATTCTTGACAAGACACCATTAAGCTCCATTGGCATTGAAGCACATGATGCAACTCATGCAAGTTCTATGACTTCAAAAGAATAT CAGTTACCAAGTGGGGACAGCCCTCCAATTTCACCAAGAGACAGTGATGAAATGAAg CTATACAGGAGCTTACTGAGAGGGAAAACAATGGGGAGGTGGTTAAAAGATCAGAAGGAAAGGAAGAAGCAGGAAATCCGAACCCATAATGCACAGTTGCATGCAGCAGTATCTGTGGCAGGGGTTGCTGCTGCTGTTGCGGCACTTGCAGCTTCAAATGCATCTCCTGATATGTCAGCTGCCCATCCGAAAATGCCTTCCAAAATATCTACAACAATAGCATCTGCAGCAGCTCTAGTAGCATCCCATTGCATTGAGATTGCAGAGGAAATGGGAGCTGATCATAACCATATCTCAACAACAGTCAACTCTGCAATTAATGCAAGGACTAACGGAGATATCATGACCCTAACAGCTGGAGCAGCTACAG CCTTAAGAGCAGCTGCCACCCTAAGGGCCAGGCTGCAAAAGGGGAATGGAGCTGCAACCTTTGCTCAGGctgacgaaatgggtgaagaagGCAAAGAACCTAACATCTTGACAGCTTTGAACTTTGTCTCTAAAGGAGGAGAGCTTCTCAAACGTACAAGGAAAG GGGCTCTCCACTGGAAGCGAGTCTCTTTCAACATAAATTCAAATTGGCAG GTTGTAGCTAAAATGAAAAGCAAGCACATGGCAGGAAcatttactaaaacaaagaaat GTATAGTCTCTGGGGTCTACAATGACACACCAGCATGGCCCGGAAGGGAGAGGGAAGATGCTAGTGAACACATGGCTTATTTTGGGATAAAAACAGTTGACAGAGTAATTGAATTTGAATGCAGAAGTAAAGGAGAAAAACACATGTGGACTGAGGGGATCCAGCATATGTTGAATTGCCGTGCCAACATAACCTAA